Within Lytechinus pictus isolate F3 Inbred chromosome 19, Lp3.0, whole genome shotgun sequence, the genomic segment GGATCTGGAGTTAATGCATTTAGCATTCGTCTTCACCTTTGCAGTCATTTCAGTGATATTTTAGAGAGCGGCAGATAGAAATAGGGCAGAGCAAAGAGACCAGACGGAAGGGAACATGGCactgatgataatggtggtaggTAGGGGTAATTTGAGATCTACTTAAGATGTCGTTTCAAGGTTGAAGAACTGGTTTGGCATCCAAACAACTTCAGGGGGTGCATTTCACGAGACTATCATTGATATTTAGCTGTTTGTCAATGACTTGTGGAAACTGTCATTGATAAAACTATCATTAATCTTGGCtacgtaacacaaagattagcgattaatcgctaattgaACTGACCTATCAACGCCTTCGTTGCTTGCACAATTTGCTCAGctgactgactaggaaccaatcagaatcgttcgttcaaattagcgattaatcgcaaatctttgtgttacagaccctttattttgtttgtggaTGACTTGTGGAAACTCTCATAGTGTCATTGAATATATTCTATTTATACACTGCACAAATGGGATGTCCAGAAGTTGAAGGGAATgccaggctgaaaataacattgaaattaattaaaagcaagcaaaactaaaaatttcatcaaagtttgATAAATACTTTTGAGGTTATGGAATTTTTCAAGTGTGGCAAATTTCAGTGAAACTTGACTTTGCATATTATGAGTGTTCAATAAACAAACTTCAGGGCCATTGCATAAACTAAAGGAACTATTTGTGCTTTTATCATATATCTTTGTAGTACGTGTTACAGGAAATTAGAagttaaatatttgttttttgttttcacgCATACGTTGTATGCATGTCCCTTGGAAGAAATGTGCAAATGCAATAGCAAAACTCCCACATATTATATgcaattactttttgttttcaaacattGTATTTTCCTATTATGAATCAACAAATAATCAAAAAGGTAAATACTTTCACAGGcttcacaaagaaaaaaaaacatcctttTGTAAATGACAAACTAGCTTGTGTTTTAGTGGTTTACTCGACTTCAGTGTTGACTTGTTTATGTCTGTCGCAGGTCAGGAGGATATTTGGTTAAAATGTCATGGTTTCTTCCTCCACCGTACTCTGGCCTTGGCATCTCTGTTAATGGCATGCTGTATTCTGATTTCATTACGTGGGATTACGTAGGCCCAATGGCCCAGTCTGCCTGCACAATACAGTCCGTGCGGCTGAGGCTGCGTTCATGCAGACTTTTAGTTAACAAAAGTGTGATTCTTGTTCAAATGTGGGTTTTCACTCTTATTCGCCAGAAAAGGGCCTTTCTTTTATTGCTGATGATAATTGGGCACTTTGCTGTAGGCCGACACATTTGCAACAAAATGACGAGTAGAAGGGGTAGGCCTTCATGCAGCTTACGCCaagtaaacaattttttgttggcCCAAGTTAAGAACTgtcaaaccccccccccccaaaaaaaaaaaaaaaaaaaaaaagagagagagaaaagattAAAGAAGGTGAAAGTTTTtgaagaaaagagggaaaaaatctaccaaaaagGGCCTGTTTCTCAGGTTATTCTAATATAGTGTCCCCATAATAGTCTCAGTTTTTAGAGCATTTATTATAGGGTTTATGCTTGTTTTTGGGGTAAAATGTAAACAGAAAACATGGAAATACTTAAatagagcattattttaaagTGTAGGCCTGCACGTTGTGGGATATTTTACAAGACCTGTGCTCTCACATGTGTACAGTGATAAAGTTtattgcccccaccccccatcCAACCCCGACCTGAGAAACTGGGTCTTCAATAAAAACACTACCCTTCGTCAAAGATGTTCAAAGATACAAGTAGTTTAAGGAGGTAAGGAGACTTGGTTTCTTGGAAGCAAATGCATGATTTTCCCCTTTACCTTTAGTGGAAGTGTCGAGAGGAATAACAGTACAGGTCACATCCATTCGgaggtatgtacatgtatatataatataggtcACCTGGGTTATGCATGCATTTGTAAGGTTTACCACACATAGCaacgctgattttttttctatggggggggggtgaatgccACTGAACTTTTGTGATTCACAGTATCTTCAGCATCATTGAACAAAATTCACTTTTATCTCACAACAAGTCAGTCCTTCCAGAATTTCCTGCATTCTTAAGGTTTACCACACATAGcaacactgatttttttttctaaggggGGATGTGAATGCCACTGAACTATTGTGATTCACAAAATTCACAAGTATCTCACAACAAGTTAAACCTTCCAGAATTTTAATGTATTTGTTACAATATAATGTGGtgtatatgaaagaaaaaatactatATTCTTAATGAATTGTTCCTTCTTTGCCTTGCCTCAAGCTTTTTATCCTATACATGTTAACTTTGTATATGTCCCGCCCAtcatttctctattttttctctaGTGGAGATAGAAAGAATTTCATATCTAGCACTCGGTAATAAATCCCTTGGCCCATACTTTGTTTATGAAAACCCCCATCAACCATTTCAGAACTAGTGATGAGTGATTTGTTATTCAGTCCCACATGTAGGGCATGATGTAAGCTCAGTCCCATAAACAGCTTTTTATGTTGGCTCAGGGCTTCTAGCAGACAATATGAACAATAGTTTTCATGTACTTTGCTAATTTTTAGGTCTGGCAAAGTCAGCTTTTCAAATCGTTCAGTACTAAGAAATTCCTTTTCTTCATATCGGTTCCATATCATTGAGCGCAATTTGTAGCCAATGAGCCACTTTTGGGATCCCATTTATAGAAATTAAGTCAAAATACCCCACAATAATACAGATATTACATACAAGAGGACAGCCCTCTTGGGCTCTCTTGGAATGATCACTATTGGAAAGTGATGAAGGAGCTTCATTACTAcgtgtagggacagtgattttctgtttctaaAAATCATGCAAACATTTCCTCTAAATTTGTCAGGTTATTCCTTGTATAAATTCTTATCTTCAATCAGCTGATACGTCAGATTATACCTCTTGCAACTCCTTACCATTAAATGAGTGATATGTCAGGTTTTACCTTACAAAACCCCTTACCTGTGCCCTCCTTCTCCATCAACCCTCTTCGCCAAATCATCACATTCTCTTCTACCCCTCGTCATCTCTCTTCAATCTCAACATTTTTCAATTTCGTCCTCTTGGACCCTTTTCTCCAGGCTTTCATTTGGTGTGCACTTCAAGGAAATTGCAATAAAGTTACATTAAGCGCTTGCTCCATATATCTCGAGTAATTGCCAATCTATCCTGACAGTTCTGCTTTCTAACCTGACTCAAAATAGTCTGTGAGATGGCTATACTGGTACATTTTATTGTGCAGTGATGCAAAATTACGAGCTTTTCCTTTATATACccaacatatttttttgccaGAGATGTCTTTAACGACTTTCTGTTTGAAATTTATGTTGGCAATTCATGCAATATCATTTGAAGGCTTTCCAGAAGTCATATGATAAATATTGGACAAGCAATATAGGCATGTTATATTCAAGAGAGAAGTAGGTCAATGTTAGTATTGGCATTGAAGTTGATTCAGAATACCTGATATATTTAGATTCTCAAGTCTTTTTGCCAGACATgggtttcattttgaaattgattgtcTTTTATCGCACTGTGATTGTCCAGCAATAAAAGAGAATTCAGGTGTGGATTTTCTTGACACAGTTTTAATGTGCATACCACCAGTCCATGAACAATTGTATGCCTCTTATGCATTTATTTATGCATTGGTTAACAGAATACTAGCCCTGCAACATTGAACTTGCCTCTTTGAAAGGATGAAAGTAGCCCTCGTGCCCcaccccttcccctttccctctttGCGATATTTTCCCTTGGGGGGATTATGGCTCCACCCTGTCCAATTGATGTCCCCCCCAAAGACAGAAAAAGTGATCTTTTGCTTATTAATGGGACAAGTGTGGCATCcccaccgggggggggggggggggggggggctgtgggATAAACCCAGGGACCCACTTTCAAGAAAGAGCCCCAATAAAAGGATTAATTTGAGAATGATAAACGAAGCTAGCCTCTTCAGAAGGTCAGGGGGTTGAGGGGCATTACTTCTGTACCAGCTCCAGCAGCATGGTGGAAAGGGCTTTGTTTTATCCCTGGCTATGCCACTCTGTTCAAATCAATTAAAAGTACAGTTGATGTACGATGTGGTAGACGCTCATCAGGGAATCTTATCGCTTTCTCCTGATCTCCTTGTGCTATTATTGACATTCGTGTAGGTGTATCGATGAGAAATCCACATTGAGCATAATACATTTTGAGATGCCCTGGTATAAGAACATTGGTTGTGTGAGCTTGGTACAATCACATACTGCATTTCTTATGGGATAAAGGAGAGTGATGCAGAGGATGTTTGTTTGTGATATTTTTGGCACACATTTACGATGTTAACACATTGGTTAGTTGCACTACCAGTTGTGATTTTAGGCAAGCTTACTTAGTAATGCTGtgtgtaggcctatgtaatttACATGCTTGGATTAcaattattcttaaacatgtgaATATGTATATACACCATGAATTTGATATAGTTAAAACTGAAAATTACTGTTGTATAGAACCTACATGTAGCTACCTTACACTCTTGAAAACTATCATAttccatattatttttattctaaacATATCTTGTCTGAACGGATCTAAAGGTTTTTTTGCCATATGTTATGAATATTAATCAATTTCAACCATGCTGGGTATGTGTGGGGGAAACAGATGGGTTTATATTCATGCACATGCAAAGCAGATGTTATGAATGCAGGAGATgcaaatcaccttttttttcttttttagaaatgtggtttaCTCCTTCCACATTGTAAATATGTGGTCGGCTTGTTAAATTCGTTCCCAAACAGCTCTCTCTGACATGCTTAGAGACTGCTGAACACTATCATATtttgctttatatatatattctcatttaatggggggggggggggtacaacaAGAACAGGAAGCCATTACTCTCTGGAGTTGAATGTGTTCACTCCTTCCTCAGAAATATATTCTTGGAAAGGCTTTGTCAAGATTTGTTATTGCCCTTATTTGAAGCCAATTTTAGCCTATAGGTCTACAATATTAAACAGTCGTATGATTTTATGAGCCTACccctctgaaatattaatttcaatatatcaattttatgGGAATTCTAACGCCAGTTAGAATTGCCTCAAGCGATAGGTAAGTAAACCTCATTCAAGATGAAATGCACAATACCAAATGTCAAAGCCACCGGAGTACacacatgaatatatttttcttttcttatttgtcATGTTACAGAGACCCCTAGCAGGAAATCCTGAATCCCCCATGATGATGAATACTGGCGTAGATTCGGGCGTCCCTCCGCCCCAGACGGGCCAGCCGGATCCAGACTCACTAAAAATGTTCGTCGGACAGATCCCCAAGGCATACGAAGAAGATAAACTAAGGGAAATGTTCTCAGAGTTTGGTCCTGTATATGAACTCAACGTTCTCAGGGATAAGAAAACGGGAGAAAGTAAAGGTGAGCGCCGACAACCAGGCAAGATATGCACCCTTAACTTGCTAGAGGGTGccattgaaaatataatatggCATGAACTTTTGGTATGAACCAAAGTAGGAGAAATCTATTCCTGTTcagaaattatttatttgtacCCTGCAACTGACAAtgccttttcattattttttttcagaattgtAAAAGGacttttttaatcatgttaaatATGTGCAGGTGTCCAAAAGCATTTGGCTTCTTTTATATCTTATGaaggaatgatgatgataattaattattataatggtaatttattaattgatttgaGATGTTTTACTGGAATTCATAATGACAAAAATCATGTTAATGGTTAATTTTCTTTTAGTACAGGTGTATTTCATGATATTGGgatgaaattcatttttaatacacTTTTCCGTTAGTCATAGTGAAACTGAACgaagaaaataatttatatcTGGGCGTGAGTTGATATTGGCAACAGACTTTGATCAtctctaaaaaaaatctttgacaGTTGTACATGATAAGGATCATTTTAGTTACATTTGTGCAATAAGTACAGACTATGATAATCTATCCTGTATGCAAATTAAGTCATTTATTCTTGTGGCATTTTAGACTTTGGTGTTGAATTagtgtttgttttctttttacacCCAGGTTGCGCCTTCGTCACATTCTATTCAGGTGTAGTAGCAGATAAAGCACAGAAAGAAATTCACAACAGAAAAGTATTACCGGGGGTAAGTGCACCatacaattttattattttggcgTTAATATGAGGTGTTTAATCTCCATGAATGACCACAGATTCAGTGTTTGGTGTTAATGTGAGGTTTATACAAGACTTTgaagaactacatgtatgatattgcATTTGGGTTTTGGTGTGATGTTTGGTGCTAGTGAGAAGCTGCTTATTCTGGTCAAATctctttttgtgttttttatgtggGGGTATGTTTCTGATGCTTGTGTAGTTTGGTATGATAAGGTGTAAGGGTCCGATGTAGATTTAGAAAACTACAGGAGATCTCTTGAGACAAGAAATGAAAGCTTTGTCGATGCCATCTTTGAGTAAACTTCTGGCCATGCTTCTCACCTTGCCCAAAACAACTGAGAATTTAATGGTCAATTGGTGTTCTGTGAATGGTGTAAGGTTCTTGTGTTAAAAGATTGCAGGCCATCTAGTAAATTATGAATGAGCAACCGTAATGTGGTTACGAGATGAGTACATGGTATGAAGTCTTTACCCGAGTGATCGCACCGCCGGCGTGTCTGAGTTGTCTTTGGTGAGATGCTTCATCCGTCCATCAAGACCGGAGTTTGCTTTAGCGTAGATACAACAAACATAACCGGATACCAATCAGTGATCCATTGGGAATTAATTATCTTTAGAAGACAATATTCCACACATCTGCGTGCTTTAGCCCTGTGCAGCCAGTCAGAAAGCCCAGGGACTCCGGATCTTCGCTGAAACGAAACATTGTTGGTTCAGGAGCTTTGCCCTCACTCCGATGAAGGCGCTAGCCCCGGATGATTGTTTGATCAGCAAACACGGTGgacaaatttcatttcttgacCATAGCTGAGAAGCATGTATATCGAGGATGGGAGAAGGAATGTATGTGTCCGATAAGAAGATAGACAGAGACTACAGGAATCCTGGCATGCCTTAGCTGAATGTTGAGATGGGGAGATGTGATTCGGTCAGGGTGTATGGACTTCTGGAGTTGGTCTGAGTCAACAAAAGATCAATCACTTTCTATTGATAGGTGATCTGTCTTTTCCCCAGTACTTATACCTTCATGTTCTCATCTTCCAGTGTTTTCCTTTAAATTTTCTCTTTACTGGTACCTCCTTTTTCTTTCAGCCTCTCTTTCAATGGAACTCTAATTCTATTTGACCCTCCTTCTTCATTCAAACCTATTTATCTGCCTCTTTTGCAATTTCGCATTGATTTAATAAGAGCAATGAATTAAAAGGTGATTGACCAAGAGTCTGTACAGAATCTTTAGTAGGTATCCCACTCAGCACCTTTCACAAAAATATTCTGGCATTCCCCATTGATGTGTGTATATGCTGGAATAGGAGGATTAGAAACAGAAAGACGCTGAGGGGATTCCTTCTAACAGATGTGGCTCAAACTTTTGCATATATGCCCCATGGTTAAATATCCTGCCAGTTTTGAATAGATAAATATTAAGTGAGAAGTATCGAGGAAGGAATGATATGCTTGGGCACTGTAACAATGTTTTAATAGCAATCGATCGTGGGGCTggtttttaagattgattgcattgattattgtgtatgatcaatcataaaatcAGCCCCACTAAGGGTCCAGAACTATTCTATAATCTCTTTGTAGTAAAATTCTGTAAGACTAAGCACAGGAATGCTGATATTGAATGTGTTTCAGAAAGACAGGTTAGAGCTGTAGTCATTGAGGCTTCCTGCATCAATGGCCATGATTCAACTTGTCATGTTCAGTACAACATCACCATCAGGAAATAGTCTCTATCCCGTCCTGGGATGTCCTCTCAATTATCACAGCACAGTTTCTGTCTCGAGGAGTTTCTTGGCTGATACTTCGTTTGTCCGTCATTCAGCCCAATAAGTGGGCAGCAATCATCTGCAGTCGGTCCCGAAAAAAGCTAGCAAGAATCGAGCGGTAGTAATTTGTCTCGTTAAATTACTGTGTCAGATTCAATTGGGGCAAACTGCTGGAAATGGCCAAGTGAGAGTCAACGGCTGTACTTTAGTCTGATTGTGATATTGAAAGCGGACAAGTTGTTTCCTTGATTTGGCCAAGTGGTAAATagctagtctgctgtgcaaacctttCACTCGatttaagggtctgaatgtgcagcctactcatgctttgtgtactgaaggccctctcgctcaggaaTTGAAATGGCAAGTTTTGTATGttctagtctttgcgtggagacacacctGTTGATCAAAGTTTGTGTTCTGatttgaaacagcaagttttgtatctGTTAGTCTtgtgtggagacacacttgttgatcaaagtttcaatcagggtctttGCCTGCAGACTAGTAAATAACTGCGCTCACATGTTAGATCCCTACTAGAAcacaattctcgctaccccaaatagcgatttcgccgagatccgggaaaatccctgtaacgtgcattgcattatgggatagctttttcggtattacaacttcctgttcggaagtccaatgcactgttttgccattcagatcaacagtgccgtcatgcatgcaacaacacaacgtcgctttcgctcggaaagttcgtgatcacaaccctctctttcacgatacagtttaacagttttacagccttttctgctaaagtcactaattctgcccgacgctttccattgcacggtattcatctgtcagttaagatttttttaagttccgaaactgatttttatccattttgtggtcgaccaaaaattgaacgaaattaatgctgtatatatttagcgtctagttgaatacgatcgtgatgtcaggctggtcgctaaatgcaaaattttaagatattcattatttgtttgattttttataaccaaataaaaacatgaataaaaattattttcacgcgaaatatatattttttattttatttataattcaaatggaatcaaaattgaccaaatgtaataaaaagtattatactctgtacatattacgctgattggcatcgatttcagcgtggtggaaaactcagtatcgcgaacctcgcgcgagcatgactctaaaccggaagtggtgatgacgacccgacggagtgaaaattatctcgtctcgcgcattatgagatttttgttcctatttggggtagcgagaattattGCTGGcccaaaatgcactccttcatgccgagTATTGAATATAGACAACAGCACTCCAATGTTTCGCGAGtccaaactttattgaatgtactattttatcacctgacttcacaatcaactatctaaaacatggcagagtttgaaatacttttcaaaatgttcattttctggtggagTTCACTGACTTTTGAGCaccattttgtacatgtatgcattgaCCGAAGGTTTGTGGCTGGCTGCTTTACCCATATTTTCATACCTCCATGCATGGCTACTTTATTTGTGCTCCAACCCAAACATGCACTTGTTCCCAAACTCCTCCGGTTCCCCCAACGCAAACAAAAATCTTCCCACAAAGTTTGCGACCAATCGGAGCAGAACCAAACCAATTTTATGCACCCCATACTCCGCTGCATTCGAACCCAACACCATGCTTTCACCATTGTCGATCCTACACTGGGAAAAAAGTAATTTGTTTGCATAAAGCAGCATTTGATGTTGagtttcttttcatatttttgatcCATGAGCCTATCATCTATTGATTCATTGAAGAAAAGATTTGAAAATGGTCCTAAAAGATTGAGAATTGAATGTAGGTTTAGGGCAAAGTTCATCGGTATGAGTCATGCATGTTGTGAATGAATGTGGTAGAGTATAGcgaaatgaaaatcattatgaGGTGGAATaatagaaagaggaagaaagaaaaaggaacaaTGTTTTGAAAAGTACAGGTGGGAGAAATGAATTGTGGTAAAACTAATCCATAAATCTTGCTTCATGAGATTTTGTTGTAAGAGAAAGGGAGTAACTTCCGATGAAGATAAAGAGTCATTAGATTTGAAAGATTATGGAATTATCTTCTGACAGCTTATCAGGAAAGTATAATTCTGATTTAGATGATCACAACATTATTAGCCTTTATTGAATGTGCAGTGGAAGGATTAAGGGTTGGGGTTGTTATTGAAGGAAAATATGTAGCTTTTTAGATTCAaactgtttttttctttcaaactgGTTGACTAACACAATGACTTCTTTCTGACTTTCATTTGCtcacaataatttaaaaatgcagAATTTTCAGATGAAGCCATTCCCCGTTTCtagatagattttttttttcatctcgtCAGTCACAGAAAAGTCTATCACCGCAAATCTTTCTTCATTCCAACCTCCTTATGAGGGGCCTTACATATCCACACCAAACGGTTCACATCTCCCAGTCATAACACAATATTGATATAGGTGATGAAAACCCATGCATAAGACCTAAATGGTTTAAAATTCACATGGATAATGGAATTCATACCCTTTTGTGTTTGTCACAACTAAACCTAAGTCAGGAAAAGCCGTGATATGCAGCGGTAGAGACTAAATCAAGTTTTGTTATTGTCTGGAGGCATGCGATCTGCAGAAttctatgaataaattgaagCGTCCGAAAATTGGGCAGGATTCGCTCTGGTCGTTATGGTAATGGGACGAAGGATGCAATGAATTTGttgttgtgatgatgatgatatcatgAATAGAGATGAACATGGGGATCTTTGCACAAAGCTTAGCTATCGATCACAtagctacactgtaaaaactgtggtgttgaAACTGACACCTGGGCTCCGTGACACAAAGGTTAgcctaatttgaaagaacaattctcattggttcctagtcagtctactgagcaaaatgcgcatgcaaggatgatcttgataggccatttcatttagcgattaatcgctaatctttgtgttacgaaGCCCTgatggtgttaatagaggaccacaccctgaggtgttaaaatcaCACCCTAGAGATTTTACATAAAACACCAAAGAGtataaatgtaacaaccaaaggtgttgtaataacacctaaaggtgttaaactaacactgttaatttaacaccagtttgaaataactggtgtggtcctctatgtacaccggttagcaccaaagtttttgctgtgtacatttaATTGCAATTGTACATACACCTGATTTCACACTATGATCATTGTAATCCAGCATAAAAATCAACCTTACAATCAGTTAAATTTTGTGTAAACGGGCCCTGGGCTCTGTATCACATACATTGGCAGTCAATTGCAAATTGGAAATGGCCAATCAGGATCATTGATACTTGCTCATTTTCTCCAAGCACTGACCGTAAGCCAATTGGAATCAGTCTTCCATTATAGCAATCTATTGCAAACATTTGTTTTTCACTGCCCAGCCTTGTTTTTCCTACTGAATTCTCACAAATCACCAATTTTCTACGGTCGGTTAATATAGAATGATTTCGAAATAGTGAATTTCCATGAAGattgatttgtaattttatGTAGATTGATGATGTGATTAATAATAGGGCTTTAAACCTGAATACGTCATCATTTTAATGTAGATTGATTGATCTGTATTCTGAATTAGTTTTGAATTAAACTGGTCTAAATCATTGGTTAAACTTTGGATAGCCATAATATTATGTAacaaacacatacatgtaaagcaAATGCTGTTGGGAAGTAAGGTTCTCTGAAACTTCAAAACAGAAAGATCCACAACTCCCTTTCCTTCCCACCATTACCCTTTAAACTTCACATCTGTAGAAGAATAAGTCTATGCTATTGCTTACTCATCAAACATTGAGCGAAAACACAAAACATTTTCGTCTGGCTTTCCCTATTCATCTTAGGTGTTGTGCTCATGGTGCGCTGTTTGCCGAGTAAACGTCTATAGACCTATGCCATTGTACTGGCtatgtttattttcaatagTCCACCTTGGAGAATGAATCGGACTCTGGGTAATCGTACAGAaccctttccctttcttatcgatttttcttttccattcgTCTGGTTTGATGTAGATTaagtttttgtcatttttttgcagATTGTATCCCCTATGTAAGAAGTAAtctattttgtcaattttttctggtTGATAAagtcttttgatttttttggcaGATTGGATGCCCCTATATGTAATAAGAAGtaatactatttttttggtCTTTGCCAGAAAGATGAATTGACAAATTTTGGGGGAGATTTTCAGTCTCATTTCTCAACTTGTAATGGCCCAATTAGATTTTCCCAAGAGCTTTTATAATCATATTTGTGTGACTCGCCGGGTATTGAACTTGTGACCTCCCCGGTCATGAGTCGGGCACTCTAGCACTGAGCCTCTGATCCGCCATGCATGAACCTAATGAATATATAGATTTAATGGATCTCTTATAAAATGAGACACCATGTTTGCACCTGAAACTCAGAATTATTCGCTCGCTGAACTGCTAAATTTCTGTTTGCTCTCCTGGGAGCTGAACTTGgtaatcagctgttgaaaggtTGGGATCGGAAATAGACCCCTGCTCTTGGTATCTGGTTCTGAACTGCTTATTGAGGAATGAAGTTGATGTATTCATGCTCAACCTTTTTGTCATTAAATAGTTTTGTTCGACCAAGAAAagaatttccacttggtctaaccaAGTGGGTAAAGCTAagtgaaagtagttgcagtaaaacactgatttattgagaaagtctttaaaactAAGGTTAATTATTAcgatatcatcgtggatctagatctggtacagttacataaactgaactttgtgaaatcataaaatataagctgaaaaa encodes:
- the LOC129282426 gene encoding CUGBP Elav-like family member 1, with translation MALMIMVRPLAGNPESPMMMNTGVDSGVPPPQTGQPDPDSLKMFVGQIPKAYEEDKLREMFSEFGPVYELNVLRDKKTGESKGCAFVTFYSGVVADKAQKEIHNRKVLPGVSAPYNFIILALI